Part of the Planctomycetota bacterium genome, GCGTTTCGAAGACGCCGGCGGTCTTCTTGCGACCGGTGCGGTTCAGCAGGTCGAGCTTCTCGCGGAGCAGGTTTTCCCAGGTCTTGGCGGGCTCCTCGGCGAGGAAGCCGGGGTCGAGCGCGAGGCGTCGGCCCATGCGGAAGGCGAGCAGGTTTCGCTCACGGTCGCGCTTGCCGAAGGTGCCGATGGCTTTCTCCAAGACGTCGGCGGTCGTCGGGATCTCGCCCCGCTGGAACGCCACGCCCACCGCGAGGACGTTCACGTACTGCGAACTGCCCAGGTGCGTCTGGCAGAGGTCGGAAAGGTTGCGGGCGTAGGCGCGGGAGGCGTCGCAGCGTTCGCTGATCCGGCCGGCGAGTTCGTCGGGATCGAAGTCTTCCTGACCGAGCAGGCCCGAGACGGTCGCCTGCTTGTGCGTGTTGAGCACGGCGGCGGTCCGCTGCTTGTGGGCGATGCGGTAGCTCTCGCGCGGGTCGGTGGCGCGGGCGGCTTCGAGGATGTCGATGCCCAGGAGCAAGTCCGCGTGGCCGTAGGGGATGAGCCCGGTCGGCGCGGTCGCGGGATCGAAGGTGTCGTTGGATCGGCCCAGCCAACAGAGCTGCGCGAAGACGCCGCCGTTGCGGATGGCCAGGCCTTTCTTCTCGTTGAACACGACACGTCGACCGGCGAAGTGCCCCGCCGTCACGAGTACCGCCGCGACGGTGCCCACGCCCATGCCGCCGACGCCCGTGAGGTGGCAGCGCCAGTCCTCGTCGTTGCCGAGGCGCGGCGTCGGGTCCGGCAGGTTGGTCACGTCGAACTCGAGCTTCTTGGCCTTGCCGCCGCGGATGATCTTCACTTCCTCGAAGCTCGGGCACGGCTTGACGCTCTCGGCGATCTCGTTGGTCACCCGCACACGCTCACACGCGCCGTCGTTCACGCACCAGGTCAGGTCCGTGTCGATCTTGCGGCCGTAGTCGGTATCGACCGGCTTGAGCCCGGGGCACGCGGTCGCCTTGGTGCATTCGAGGCAGTGCTCGCACACCTCGGGCGTGATGTTCATGTGCGTCTTGGTCGGCACGAAGCCGAACTTCTCGGCGGTCTTCTGCTCCTCGCGCTTCTTGCGGCGGTGCAGGGTGATGCCGCACTCCTTGTCGGCGATGAGCACCTTCACGCCGTCGGCGAGGATGGTCTGCTCGAGCTTGGTCTTCCAGAGCTCACGGTCGGCCGGGTCGGCACGGAAAACAGTTGCCCCTTGCACGCCGCGGACGATGTTCTCGATCTCCTGCATCGGGAACGGGTCGCCAAGCAGGTCGTTCTCGGTCGCGGCGTGGCCTTGGTGGCCGGTCATCGCGGTGGTGCCGTTCTGCAGGATGATGAAGGTCAGGTCCTGCCGGGCGGCGACGGCGTTGGCGATGGCTACCTGGCCGGAGTGGAAGAACGTACCGTCGCCCATGAAGACGATCTGCTTGTTCTTCTCGGGATCAAGGAACGCGTCGATGCCGCTGCCGGTGCCGCCGCCCAGACCCATGCCGCTGTAGTTGTGCATGAGCTGTTCCGTGGGCGGGAACATGAGCATGGTGTAGCAGCCGGTGTCGCCGTGGGCGATGAGGTCGATCGGGCCGCGCTTGTGATTACGGCGCATGTAGTCGGCGTCGGAGAGCAGCTTACGGACTTCGAGCAGAAGCGCCGACGAGTCGCGGTGCGGGCAGCCGGGGCAGAACGTTGGCGTGCGGGCCGGCAGCTTCGGCTCGGCGTCGATCTTCTCGTTGGTCGTCACTGCTGCGGTTGCGGCGCCAAGAACTTCGAGCTTGCGTCGGCTCACCTCGCGCATGATCGCGAGCTTGGCCTCGATCTTCTCCATGGCATCGGGCGCCGCTTCCTTGAGCATCGGAGCGAGTAGCTGCAGCAGCAACGACGGGTTGAGCCCACGCGTCTCGGGGATGCCGGCCTTGTTGCCCGGGAACTTCTTGCCGAAGAGCCGACGCGTGAGGTCGACCGCCTGCTCCGTCGGCAGTTCACGCTGCACGGCGTCACGCAAATTCTTTTCGACAAAACTGCGCCGCTCTTCGAGCACGACCATGTGCTCGCACTGCTGGCCGAACTCCGCAAGTAGCTTTGCGTCGGCCGGGTAGCACATGCCAAGGTGCAGCACGGGGAAGCGCCCGGTGAGCCCGAGGTCGCGCAGGACGTGGCGAAGGTAGGTGTCGGACATGCCCGTCGTGACGAAGCCGATCGGGGCATGGCCGGCGGCCTTGGCGGGGATGATCTTGTTGAGGCCGAGTTCGCGGGCGACCTTGCAGGCGCGCTCGTGCCGTTCGGGCATGGTCAGTTCCTGCTGCCACGTGCGCGGCGGGAGCAGGACGCGGTCGAGGTCGATCTTCTGACTCTCCAGCGCCATGCGCTGGTTGGTGTTGACGGCCGGCCAATGGTTCGGCTTGACGTCGACGCTGCCACCGCCGTCGACTTGGTTGGTGGTGACGACGTAGCCGACGTACAGCCCAGCGGCACGCGACAGTTCGAAGCTCAGCGCGATCCAGTCCTTGAGTTCCTGCCCGCTGCCCGGCTCGACGATCGCCATGCGCAAGTGCTCACACAGGAACCGGCTGTCGGCCGGCACCTGCGTCGAGTCGCACCACGGGTCGTCGCCGCAGATCACGATCGCCCCGCCTTCGGGGTGCGGTCCGCCGAGGTTGCCCAAGGCCATCGCATCCGATGCGACGTGAACGCCGACGGACTTCATCGCCACGATCCCTCGGCAAGCGGCCATCTGGGAGCCGTTGAGCGACGCGACCGACAACGCTTCGTTGGCCGACTGAAACGCGCGAATGCCCTTGTGCTTGAGCAGCGGCCCGATCGACTGGGCCGCATCAAAGAAGCCCGCCACCGGCGAGCCCGGATACCCGCCCAGCAGATGCACACCGCCCGGCGTCTCGAGGCAGCCCTTGATCAGAAGCTCGTTGCCGGTAAAGACGTTGACGCCCTGTTCCTGGAGGAAACGGGGGTCGGTCTTCGGGAGCGGGACGCTGGCCTGTCCGTCGTCGGCGGGCATGGTGGTACCGCCGCTCGGCGGGATCGAGCGTGAAACAACGGCGCTCTTGGTCTTCGACGTGGCGGAAGCGA contains:
- a CDS encoding DUF6537 domain-containing protein, with the translated sequence MTIASATSKTKSAVVSRSIPPSGGTTMPADDGQASVPLPKTDPRFLQEQGVNVFTGNELLIKGCLETPGGVHLLGGYPGSPVAGFFDAAQSIGPLLKHKGIRAFQSANEALSVASLNGSQMAACRGIVAMKSVGVHVASDAMALGNLGGPHPEGGAIVICGDDPWCDSTQVPADSRFLCEHLRMAIVEPGSGQELKDWIALSFELSRAAGLYVGYVVTTNQVDGGGSVDVKPNHWPAVNTNQRMALESQKIDLDRVLLPPRTWQQELTMPERHERACKVARELGLNKIIPAKAAGHAPIGFVTTGMSDTYLRHVLRDLGLTGRFPVLHLGMCYPADAKLLAEFGQQCEHMVVLEERRSFVEKNLRDAVQRELPTEQAVDLTRRLFGKKFPGNKAGIPETRGLNPSLLLQLLAPMLKEAAPDAMEKIEAKLAIMREVSRRKLEVLGAATAAVTTNEKIDAEPKLPARTPTFCPGCPHRDSSALLLEVRKLLSDADYMRRNHKRGPIDLIAHGDTGCYTMLMFPPTEQLMHNYSGMGLGGGTGSGIDAFLDPEKNKQIVFMGDGTFFHSGQVAIANAVAARQDLTFIILQNGTTAMTGHQGHAATENDLLGDPFPMQEIENIVRGVQGATVFRADPADRELWKTKLEQTILADGVKVLIADKECGITLHRRKKREEQKTAEKFGFVPTKTHMNITPEVCEHCLECTKATACPGLKPVDTDYGRKIDTDLTWCVNDGACERVRVTNEIAESVKPCPSFEEVKIIRGGKAKKLEFDVTNLPDPTPRLGNDEDWRCHLTGVGGMGVGTVAAVLVTAGHFAGRRVVFNEKKGLAIRNGGVFAQLCWLGRSNDTFDPATAPTGLIPYGHADLLLGIDILEAARATDPRESYRIAHKQRTAAVLNTHKQATVSGLLGQEDFDPDELAGRISERCDASRAYARNLSDLCQTHLGSSQYVNVLAVGVAFQRGEIPTTADVLEKAIGTFGKRDRERNLLAFRMGRRLALDPGFLAEEPAKTWENLLREKLDLLNRTGRKKTAGVFETLCGHAVKVMPNLSDEGMYDLLIRVYDTLSWGGPQYAKRYLDAVRGVYRRDSADQKYEAAHAAVWSVAKVMLIKDEPWVAHLLSRPEKYERDKKKYAIDEANGDRIEYTHHNSPEVPIGPWKLRLNFKTKPWMLKLAAKGRLVRKLPGWHGRETGFRDFFLRQLPKLDLTTTEGYDRALHVLRAPQEVTGYREIRYPKQERARREIERLVSA